Within the Acidimicrobiales bacterium genome, the region CAGCGGATGATGTCCGCCATGGGCTTCGGGGCGGCGCGTCCGGGCAAGGGCGGCAAGGGCAAGAAGGGCAAGAAGGGCGGGCGGGTCACCCCCCGTGGGGCCATGGCGGGGCTCCGTCAGATTCGCGAGATGCAGGACTACCTCGGAGAGGGAACACCAACGTGGCAGTGAAGTTGCGCCTCATGCGCATGGGAAAGACCAAGCAGCCGACCTACCGGGTGGTCGCGGCCGACGGCCGCTCCCCGCGCGACGGCCGTTTCATCGAGATCATCGGTACCTACCAGCCCCGCTCGGAGCCGTCGGTCGTCAACATCGACAACGGCAAGGCCGTGCAGTGGCTCACGCAGGGGGCCCAGCCCACCGAGGTCGTGCAGAAGCTGCTGCGCATCTCGGGTGCGTGGGACGAGTTCCAGTCGCGCAAGGGCGCCGGGTGAGCGACGCCTACGACGACGAGCTCGGGCCCGACGACGGGTTCGACGACGACGACGAGGACGAGGCCTCCGGCAACCGGATCCCGGCGGGGGTGGCCACGGCCGTCCTGGACTACGTGGCCCGCGCCATCGTCGACGACCCGGAGTCGGTGGTCGTCGAGGTCGAGGAGGGACGCCACGGGGTGACCCTGCGCCTGCACGTCGCCCCTGACGACATGGGCAAGGTGATCGGGCGCCGGGGCCGCGTGGCCCAGGCCATCCGCGCCCTCGTCCGCGCCGCCGGGGCCCGGGACGGCGCCGACGTGCAGGTGGACATCGTCGACTGATCCCGGGCCGGTGAGCCGGCTGGAGGTCGGGATGGTGGCCCGCCCCCACGGGTTGCGGGGCGAGGTGATCGTCGAGCTGTGGACCAACCGCACCGAGCGGCTCGCGGTGGGGAGCCGGCTGTGGACCCGCGCGGCTCCTCCCGAGAGCGCGCAGGAGCGGGAGCTGACGGTCGCGGCCTCCACGCCCCACCACAACCGCTGGATCGTCTCGTTCGCCGGTGTCACCGACCGGAGCGGAGCCGAGGCGCTGCGGGACGCCGTGCTGGAGGCCCCACCCGTCGCCGACCCCGACAGCCTCTGGGTGCACGAGCTGATCGGCGCCGACCTGCTCGACACCACCGGCCGGCACCGGGGCCGCATCGTCGCCGTCGAGGCCAACCCCGCCAGCGACCTGCTGGTCCTGGAGGACGGCGGGCTGGTCCCACTGCGCTTCGTCGTCGACAGCCGACCCGGCGCGGTGACGGCGGAGATCCC harbors:
- the rimM gene encoding ribosome maturation factor RimM (Essential for efficient processing of 16S rRNA), translated to MSRLEVGMVARPHGLRGEVIVELWTNRTERLAVGSRLWTRAAPPESAQERELTVAASTPHHNRWIVSFAGVTDRSGAEALRDAVLEAPPVADPDSLWVHELIGADLLDTTGRHRGRIVAVEANPASDLLVLEDGGLVPLRFVVDSRPGAVTAEIPEGLLG
- the rpsP gene encoding 30S ribosomal protein S16, encoding MAVKLRLMRMGKTKQPTYRVVAADGRSPRDGRFIEIIGTYQPRSEPSVVNIDNGKAVQWLTQGAQPTEVVQKLLRISGAWDEFQSRKGAG
- a CDS encoding KH domain-containing protein yields the protein MSDAYDDELGPDDGFDDDDEDEASGNRIPAGVATAVLDYVARAIVDDPESVVVEVEEGRHGVTLRLHVAPDDMGKVIGRRGRVAQAIRALVRAAGARDGADVQVDIVD